The following coding sequences lie in one Pelecanus crispus isolate bPelCri1 chromosome 9, bPelCri1.pri, whole genome shotgun sequence genomic window:
- the TMEM250 gene encoding transmembrane protein 250, with the protein MPVIPIPRRVRSFHGPHTTCLHSACGPVRTTHLVRTKYNNFDIYLKSRWMYGFIRFLLYFSCSLFTSILWVALSILFCLQYLGIRIFLRFQYKLSIILLLLGRRRVDFSLMNELLIYGIHVTMLLVGGLGWCFMVFVDM; encoded by the coding sequence ATGCCTGTAATCCCCATTCCCCGCCGGGTCCGTTCGTTCCACGGCCCCCACACGACCTGCCTGCATTCGGCCTGTGGCCCGGTAAGGACCACTCACTTGGTGCGCACCAAGTACAACAATTTCGACATCTATCTCAAATCCCGATGGATGTATGGATTCATCCGTTTCCTGCTGTACTTCAGCTGCAGCCTGTTTACCTCCATCCTCTGGGTGGCACTCTCTATCTTGTTTTGCCTTCAGTACCTTGGCATCCGGATCTTTCTGCGTTTCCAGTACAAACTCTCCATCATCCTCCTCTTACTGGGGCGAAGGCGGGTAGACTTCAGCCTCATGAATGAACTGCTCATCTATGGAATTCATGTGACCATGCTGCTAGTGGGGGGGCTGGGATGGTGTTTCATGGTATTTGTGGATATGTAA